A single genomic interval of Candidatus Nitrosocosmicus arcticus harbors:
- a CDS encoding phosphoadenylyl-sulfate reductase, with product MSTTDRKNEFMKLYSADPAKYEVETAKDILSLSIKTFSPKIAFASSFGAEDVIIIDLMYNIHGDNTRVFTLDTGRLNPETYDVMDQIRKKYSISIETMFPDFMEVEKMVTENGVNLMYNSVQERKLCCEIRKVHPLRRMLKDLDAWITGLRREQTFTRSNAKKIEIDESNNNIIKINPIVDWTNDMVWDYIKKNNIPYNKLHDKGYPSIGCAPCTRAVAAGEDLRAGRWWWENDFHKECGLHWNKS from the coding sequence ATGTCCACCACTGATAGGAAAAATGAGTTTATGAAACTTTATTCTGCAGATCCAGCTAAATATGAAGTAGAAACTGCAAAAGATATCTTATCTTTGTCAATCAAGACCTTTTCTCCAAAAATCGCCTTTGCATCCAGTTTTGGTGCCGAAGACGTGATAATAATTGATTTGATGTATAATATTCATGGTGACAATACTCGAGTTTTTACTTTGGATACCGGTAGACTTAATCCAGAAACTTATGATGTTATGGATCAAATAAGAAAAAAGTACTCCATATCTATTGAAACTATGTTTCCAGACTTTATGGAAGTAGAGAAGATGGTGACAGAAAACGGGGTAAATCTAATGTACAACAGCGTTCAAGAACGGAAATTGTGTTGTGAAATCCGCAAAGTCCATCCTTTAAGAAGAATGCTAAAGGATCTGGATGCTTGGATAACAGGATTAAGACGTGAGCAGACTTTTACTAGGTCTAATGCAAAAAAGATTGAAATTGATGAATCAAATAACAACATTATCAAAATCAATCCTATCGTAGACTGGACCAATGACATGGTTTGGGATTACATAAAAAAAAATAACATCCCATATAATAAATTACATGATAAGGGATACCCAAGTATAGGCTGTGCCCCATGCACTCGTGCAGTAGCAGCAGGTGAAGACCTAAGAGCTGGTAGATGGTGGTGGGAAAATGATTTTCATAAAGAATGCGGGCTACATTGGAATAAGAGTTGA
- the sat gene encoding sulfate adenylyltransferase — translation MPRPHGGSLTNNFIDLSKIDKDLFTVDVDTGLKKEIENISFGVFSPLKGFMNEEDFTSVVKKGRLANDLPWTIPIILDVNEELAKKVKDSSQVGLRNNGQIFGVLQVEDLYKFDKTESAKSIFQTDDPSHPGFNKFVIMQDILIAGEVKIVNTNNNKFVDRFRLTPTESRKEIEAQGWKSAVAFQTRNVPHVAHEMLQKAALNIYDGLFINPLIGKKKIGDFKDDVILNSYTVLIDNYYPKSRIIFSTLHTEMKYAGPREAIHHAIMRQNFGCSHIIIGRDHAGVGNYYSPFAAHDIFKDYPELEIEPIFFPAFYFCKKCQSYVNERTCPHDLDYREELSGTKMRKMFSSGELPPSHLMRPEISKVILSYPRPFVD, via the coding sequence ATGCCTAGACCACATGGTGGTAGTCTAACAAATAATTTTATAGATCTATCTAAAATTGACAAGGATTTATTTACAGTAGATGTGGATACCGGATTAAAAAAAGAAATAGAAAATATTTCATTTGGAGTATTTAGTCCATTAAAAGGATTTATGAATGAAGAAGATTTTACTAGCGTAGTAAAAAAAGGGAGACTAGCTAACGATTTGCCCTGGACAATCCCTATTATTTTAGATGTGAATGAAGAGTTAGCAAAAAAAGTAAAAGATTCGTCACAAGTTGGTTTACGTAACAACGGTCAAATTTTTGGAGTATTGCAGGTAGAAGACTTGTATAAATTCGATAAAACGGAAAGCGCTAAATCCATTTTTCAAACTGACGATCCATCGCATCCCGGATTCAATAAATTTGTTATAATGCAAGATATACTTATTGCAGGAGAGGTTAAAATAGTCAATACCAACAACAATAAATTTGTAGACAGATTTCGCTTAACTCCCACAGAATCTCGAAAAGAAATTGAAGCTCAAGGTTGGAAAAGTGCAGTTGCATTTCAAACCCGAAATGTTCCACATGTGGCTCATGAAATGTTACAAAAAGCTGCATTAAATATTTACGATGGCTTATTTATAAATCCTTTAATAGGTAAAAAAAAGATAGGAGATTTTAAAGACGATGTAATATTGAATTCCTATACAGTTTTGATAGATAATTATTATCCTAAATCTAGAATCATTTTTTCTACCTTGCATACGGAAATGAAATATGCCGGACCAAGGGAAGCTATTCATCATGCTATTATGCGTCAAAATTTTGGATGCTCTCACATAATAATAGGTAGAGATCATGCCGGTGTAGGTAATTATTATTCGCCATTTGCTGCTCACGATATTTTTAAAGATTATCCTGAACTTGAAATCGAACCAATCTTTTTTCCAGCTTTTTATTTCTGCAAAAAATGCCAAAGCTATGTTAACGAACGCACCTGTCCGCATGATTTGGACTATAGAGAAGAATTAAGTGGAACTAAAATGCGAAAAATGTTTTCCTCAGGCGAATTACCACCTTCTCATCTAATGAGACCTGAAATTTCTAAAGTAATATTGTCATATCCAAGACCATTTGTAGATTGA
- a CDS encoding endonuclease III domain-containing protein, with product MEFALNTNNFLRLTALEDLHKNEKGDPFKILIGTILSSRTRDENTTQALIKLFKKYKGVKEISKANLGDIREEISSVGFYNIKASRIKEVANIIESKFHGQVPDDAEELLKLPGVGRKTANCVLVYAFQKSAIPVDTHVHRICNRLGIVNTKGPEGTEKELSTSVDKKHWIRLNSAFVRYGQNICLPLKPKCNYCNLRPICKYYKENKDDIEARKKV from the coding sequence ATGGAATTTGCTTTAAACACCAACAACTTTTTGAGATTAACTGCTTTGGAGGATCTGCATAAAAATGAGAAAGGTGATCCGTTCAAAATTTTAATTGGTACTATCCTTTCATCTAGAACAAGAGACGAAAATACCACGCAGGCACTTATAAAACTATTTAAGAAATACAAAGGAGTAAAAGAGATTTCTAAAGCGAATTTAGGCGATATTAGAGAGGAGATATCATCCGTCGGTTTTTACAATATCAAGGCAAGTAGAATAAAAGAAGTTGCAAACATTATAGAAAGTAAATTTCATGGACAAGTACCAGATGATGCAGAAGAACTGTTGAAACTACCAGGAGTAGGAAGAAAAACTGCAAATTGCGTACTCGTATATGCCTTCCAAAAATCTGCCATACCTGTAGATACTCATGTGCATAGAATTTGCAATAGATTAGGCATAGTAAATACAAAAGGTCCAGAAGGAACAGAAAAAGAATTGTCTACATCGGTAGACAAAAAGCATTGGATTAGGCTAAATTCTGCATTTGTGAGGTACGGCCAAAATATTTGCCTGCCGCTAAAACCAAAATGTAATTACTGTAATCTAAGACCAATTTGCAAATACTATAAAGAAAATAAAGACGATATAGAAGCAAGAAAAAAGGTCTAA
- a CDS encoding 50S ribosomal protein L2: protein MGKRTLVRRRGKAGKQFRAIITGKIAPTKYPNFEINEVHHGIVMDLVHERGRDAPVAKIKFDDNNYSYIPAPEGTTVGSKIEIGNGAKPLSKNILDLGSIPDGTLVCNIEKNIGDGGKLIKAAGSSAIVFSHSIDSVKVKFPSGMILNMNTKCRAMIGVVAGGGKSEKPFLKAGNKAKYMQSRGRLYPVVRGIAQAAVYHPHGGGRHQHIGHPSSVARNTPPGAKVGNIAPRKTGRARIKRRQ from the coding sequence TTGGGAAAGAGGACATTAGTAAGAAGGAGAGGGAAAGCAGGAAAACAATTTAGAGCAATCATAACTGGAAAAATAGCTCCCACTAAATATCCTAATTTTGAGATTAATGAAGTTCATCATGGTATTGTAATGGATTTGGTACATGAAAGAGGAAGAGATGCACCAGTTGCTAAAATTAAATTTGATGACAATAATTATTCATATATTCCGGCCCCAGAAGGCACAACAGTCGGAAGCAAAATTGAGATAGGAAACGGAGCAAAACCTTTGTCTAAAAATATTCTAGACTTAGGATCCATACCAGACGGAACACTTGTTTGCAATATTGAAAAAAACATTGGCGACGGTGGAAAATTGATAAAGGCAGCCGGATCATCAGCTATAGTTTTTTCACATTCCATCGATAGTGTAAAGGTGAAGTTCCCATCAGGAATGATCCTAAATATGAATACTAAATGTCGTGCAATGATTGGAGTTGTTGCAGGAGGGGGAAAATCAGAAAAACCGTTCCTTAAAGCAGGTAATAAAGCAAAATATATGCAATCCAGAGGAAGATTATACCCAGTCGTAAGAGGAATTGCTCAAGCAGCAGTATATCACCCACATGGTGGAGGAAGACATCAACACATAGGTCATCCATCATCTGTTGCGAGAAACACCCCGCCTGGTGCAAAAGTAGGTAATATTGCACCCAGGAAGACAGGAAGAGCAAGAATTAAAAGGAGGCAATAA
- a CDS encoding CDC48 family AAA ATPase — MSQNTTISLKVLEAYTRDVGRGVARIDYDSMDALSASTGDVVEIRGKRKTVAKCLPLYPSDEGKGIIRVDGLVRNNAGVAIGDTVIVRKIKAVPAEKVIVAPLEAIPPIDERYLADALESVPLIKGDNVMVPYFGGRLTFQVIGVTPGPGVDAVLVTQKTVFHIAERGETLRGVPQVTYEDIGGLKEEAQKVREMIELPLRHPEIFEKLGIEAPKGVLLYGPPGTGKTLLAKAVANESNAHFVSISGPEIMSKFYGESEARLREIFKETKEKAPSIMFIDEIDSITPKREEVTGEVERRVVSQLLSLMDGLEARGKVIVIAATNRPNAIDPALRRPGRFDREIEIKVPDKRGRLEILQIHTRNMPLESDVNQEKIAAVSHGFVGADLEYLCKEAAMKCLRRLLPELNLEDEKINPEVLNKLIVTMSDFENALKEVMPSAMREVYLESPDVEWNDIGGLDEVKRELQEAVEWPLRYPDLYTKLGHSNPKGVLMHGPSGTGKTMLAKAVATESEANFISVKGPELLSKWVGESERGIREIFRRARQAAPCVVFFDEIDSIAPVRGLGGDSMVTERVVSQLLTELDGIQQLTSVVIIAATNRSDMIDPALLRPGRFDKIVYVPLPDKATRKKILEIHSLEKPISDIVDFDRIAELTDGFSGADVSAVANTAVSLVLHEYLQKYSSPEEATKHATEAHVTMKHFEDAVKKIKTQRDSKSGEKVTVPYYR; from the coding sequence ATGAGCCAAAACACCACCATATCACTAAAGGTGCTTGAAGCTTATACCCGAGATGTAGGCCGTGGTGTTGCTAGAATTGATTATGATTCTATGGATGCTTTGAGCGCATCTACAGGTGATGTCGTGGAAATTAGAGGTAAACGTAAAACAGTTGCAAAATGCTTACCTCTTTATCCCTCGGACGAAGGTAAGGGTATAATCAGAGTTGATGGTCTGGTTAGGAATAATGCAGGCGTAGCTATAGGAGACACTGTAATTGTTAGAAAGATTAAAGCTGTTCCTGCAGAAAAAGTCATTGTTGCACCATTAGAAGCTATTCCTCCAATTGATGAACGTTATTTAGCTGATGCTCTTGAAAGTGTACCATTAATCAAAGGCGACAATGTGATGGTACCATATTTTGGCGGTAGACTTACATTTCAAGTCATAGGTGTCACACCTGGTCCTGGTGTTGATGCCGTTTTAGTTACTCAAAAAACTGTATTTCATATAGCTGAACGTGGAGAAACTCTCCGTGGAGTACCCCAAGTAACATACGAAGATATTGGTGGCTTAAAAGAAGAAGCCCAAAAAGTTCGTGAAATGATAGAACTGCCATTAAGACATCCTGAAATATTTGAAAAACTGGGTATAGAGGCACCAAAGGGAGTGTTGTTGTATGGACCTCCTGGTACCGGTAAAACCTTGTTGGCAAAAGCAGTAGCCAATGAAAGTAATGCACACTTCGTAAGTATCTCTGGTCCAGAAATAATGAGCAAATTCTACGGTGAATCTGAAGCAAGACTTCGTGAAATATTTAAAGAAACCAAGGAAAAGGCTCCTTCTATTATGTTTATAGACGAAATAGACTCTATAACTCCAAAGCGAGAAGAAGTAACAGGAGAAGTTGAACGAAGAGTTGTATCTCAATTATTATCTTTGATGGATGGATTAGAAGCAAGAGGTAAAGTTATAGTTATTGCTGCCACAAATAGACCAAATGCTATCGATCCAGCTCTAAGAAGACCTGGTCGATTTGACCGAGAAATTGAAATTAAAGTTCCTGATAAGCGTGGTAGATTGGAAATCCTACAAATTCATACAAGAAATATGCCTTTAGAATCGGATGTAAATCAAGAAAAAATAGCAGCTGTGAGTCATGGTTTTGTTGGTGCAGATCTGGAATATCTCTGTAAAGAAGCTGCAATGAAGTGTCTTCGACGATTGTTACCCGAACTTAACTTGGAAGATGAGAAAATAAATCCTGAAGTATTGAATAAATTGATTGTTACCATGTCTGACTTTGAAAATGCTCTTAAAGAAGTAATGCCATCTGCCATGAGGGAAGTCTATTTAGAGTCTCCTGATGTTGAGTGGAATGATATAGGTGGATTAGATGAAGTTAAACGAGAACTACAAGAAGCAGTGGAATGGCCATTAAGATACCCGGACCTTTATACAAAACTAGGTCACTCTAATCCCAAAGGAGTCCTGATGCATGGTCCATCTGGTACCGGAAAAACAATGCTTGCCAAGGCAGTTGCTACAGAATCTGAAGCCAATTTCATTAGCGTTAAAGGACCGGAATTATTGTCAAAATGGGTTGGCGAATCTGAAAGAGGGATCAGGGAAATTTTCCGACGTGCAAGACAAGCCGCACCATGTGTTGTTTTCTTTGATGAAATAGATTCTATCGCACCAGTTAGAGGACTGGGTGGTGATAGCATGGTAACTGAAAGAGTCGTTTCGCAACTACTAACCGAATTGGATGGAATTCAACAATTAACCAGTGTAGTTATTATTGCCGCAACTAACCGATCCGATATGATCGATCCTGCATTGTTGAGACCAGGTAGGTTTGACAAGATAGTATATGTGCCTTTACCTGACAAGGCTACAAGAAAGAAAATATTGGAGATTCATTCCTTAGAAAAACCTATATCTGACATCGTTGATTTCGATAGAATCGCTGAACTTACTGATGGATTTAGCGGAGCTGATGTATCTGCAGTTGCAAATACAGCGGTTTCACTTGTATTACATGAGTATCTTCAAAAATATAGTAGTCCTGAAGAGGCTACAAAACACGCAACGGAGGCACATGTTACTATGAAGCATTTTGAAGATGCTGTTAAAAAGATAAAAACTCAAAGAGATAGTAAGTCGGGTGAGAAAGTCACAGTACCTTATTATAGGTAA
- a CDS encoding diaminopimelate decarboxylase family protein yields MVENVLQIIQNKVTLSKINRFFTDEEIGQLVEKYGTPLYLVDEEALHDKVLELNRAYEKFHGHVKIAYSIKANFNPSILRTFMKDNITFDLTSLGELFFIKELNINPENIVYTSVTEELDEYKQALSYGITRIVVSSYFGLVNLSQAANIVGIIPKVMVRINPEVGVKAEVRASYKNGKFGVPLNGGKVDSAYFIVKSIFDNPLLEFEGFHFHLGSQITDFVCYVNALDKLNSLLNKLKKEIPNFSLKTLDIGGGTPVFYNAPVPTPSEMSSVYIEKLNNLMSSHGKFTLMIESGRYLVAESSIMVSKIVNTKEYNDHKIVILDTGYHLLLDAALLKQEYPQEVISNKNNNNHLYFSNSNKQYAGKNIHLVGRLCDTLDVFPTSKLSDLSYANIGNYILFYNVGAYSLVFNMPFHCQTKPPVLMKTCGGDIKLIRKGTSYKDLYEEEGGLIP; encoded by the coding sequence ATGGTTGAAAATGTATTACAGATTATTCAAAACAAAGTAACGTTATCTAAGATTAATCGCTTTTTTACAGACGAAGAAATTGGCCAGTTGGTTGAAAAATATGGGACTCCATTATATCTAGTAGACGAAGAGGCTCTGCATGATAAAGTTTTAGAACTTAACAGAGCTTATGAAAAATTTCATGGTCATGTAAAGATTGCTTATTCAATTAAAGCTAATTTTAATCCATCTATTCTTAGAACATTCATGAAAGACAATATTACTTTTGATCTTACTTCTCTGGGTGAATTGTTTTTTATAAAGGAATTAAACATTAATCCTGAAAATATTGTCTACACAAGTGTAACAGAAGAACTAGATGAGTATAAGCAGGCCCTTTCTTATGGAATTACGCGAATTGTCGTTAGTTCCTACTTTGGATTAGTTAATTTGTCTCAAGCTGCTAACATTGTTGGCATTATCCCTAAAGTAATGGTACGGATAAATCCTGAAGTTGGTGTTAAAGCCGAGGTCCGTGCATCTTACAAAAATGGCAAATTTGGAGTTCCTTTAAACGGTGGGAAAGTTGATTCAGCTTATTTCATTGTTAAATCAATTTTTGATAATCCCTTATTGGAATTTGAGGGTTTTCATTTTCATCTGGGATCGCAAATTACTGACTTTGTATGTTATGTTAATGCTCTAGACAAGCTAAATTCATTATTAAATAAACTAAAAAAAGAAATCCCCAATTTTTCACTAAAAACACTGGATATCGGTGGAGGGACTCCTGTATTTTATAACGCGCCCGTTCCTACCCCAAGTGAAATGTCATCTGTATATATAGAAAAACTGAATAATCTAATGTCCTCTCATGGTAAATTTACACTAATGATAGAGAGCGGCAGATACCTAGTTGCAGAATCGTCTATAATGGTTTCAAAAATTGTCAACACTAAAGAATACAATGATCATAAAATAGTTATTTTAGATACAGGATATCATCTTTTGTTAGATGCTGCTTTACTTAAACAAGAATATCCTCAGGAAGTGATATCAAACAAAAACAACAATAATCATCTTTACTTTTCAAATTCTAACAAGCAGTATGCTGGGAAGAATATTCATCTTGTGGGAAGGTTGTGTGATACTTTGGATGTATTTCCTACCTCGAAACTATCCGACTTGTCATATGCGAACATTGGAAATTATATTTTGTTTTATAATGTGGGTGCCTATTCTCTAGTGTTTAATATGCCCTTTCATTGTCAAACCAAACCTCCCGTTCTGATGAAAACTTGTGGGGGTGATATAAAATTAATAAGAAAAGGTACCTCTTATAAGGATCTTTATGAAGAAGAAG